One region of Solanum pennellii chromosome 6, SPENNV200 genomic DNA includes:
- the LOC107022556 gene encoding uncharacterized protein LOC107022556, whose product MEEFDSLWSYQETMDEMKQKLLYTSLEVERLNMEASEEKRKNNQLIHLIKLAYQERDEAKNHLHKLLNKINQSQIINIDSTTTTTTIESNSLSETYNNSSSLSPIESFLDVVSSPEQYNTLPLIAQQVENDDDQGSLIIDRLVKGKTLPQQGKFLQAVLESGPLLQTLLVAGPLPRWRNPPQFKPLHIPPVTIKNCEGVMMNDCYGSSVINNTQPYFDMACASSPYLGPNCNNFVHINKRQRLQ is encoded by the exons atggaagaatttGATTCTTTATGGAGTTACCAAGAG ACTATGGATGAAATGAAACAAAAGCTTTTATACACAAGTCTTGAAGTTGAAAGACTCAATATGGAAGCAAGTGAAGAAAAGAGGAAGAACAATCAACTAATCCATCTCATTAAATTAGCTTATCAAGAAAGAGATGAAGCAAAAAATCACCTACACAAATTACTCAACAAAATAAATCAatctcaaatcatcaacattgaTAGTACTACAACTACTAcaacaattgaatcaaataGTCTTAGTGAAAcatacaacaattcatcatcattatctcCTATCGAGTCATTTTTGGACGTTGTTTCGTCTCCTGAACAATACAACACTCTTCCTCTTATCGCGCAACAAGTAGAGAATGATGATGATCAAGGTTCGTTGATTATCGATAGACTTGTCAAAGGAAAGACATTGCCTCAACAAGGCAAGTTTTTACAAGCTGTGCTTGAATCAGGTCCACTATTGCAAACATTACTTGTAGCTGGTCCGTTACCTAGATGGCGTAATCCGCCTCAATTTAAACCGTTGCATATTCCTCCTGTTACGATTAAAAATTGTGAAGGTGTCATGATGAATGATTGTTATGGTTCATCAGTGATCAACAATACTCAACCTTATTTTGACATGGCTTGTGCATCATCACCTTACTTAGGTCCAAATTGTAACAATTTTGTCCATATAAACAAGAGACAAAGGTTGCAGTGA
- the LOC107021404 gene encoding transcription factor MYB48-like, translating to MAQEEMRRGPWMEQEDLQLAFYVNLFGDRRWDFLAKVSGLRRTGKSCRLRWVNYLHPGLKRGKMTPQEERLILELHSKWGNRWSKIAMKLPGRTDNEIKNYWRTHMRKKAHDERKNNASSFSPSSSFSNSSSFSSNSPDVNFTPIKKNNERNFYDTGGLDKKNDGDKMKVYSMDEIWKDIELSQESETMNNIKPIMPSPIWNYCPNTLWMSNEEETKMFPQFYCLDNQDNTFFAG from the exons ATGGCACAAGAAGAAATGAGAAGAGGACCATGGATGGAACAAGAAGATCTTCAACTTGCATTTTATGTGAACTTGTTTGGCGATCGACGATGGGATTTCTTAGCCAAAGTTTCAG GTTTAAGAAGAACAGGAAAAAGTTGTAGATTACGATGGGTGAATTACTTACATCCTGGTCTCAAACGTGGAAAAATGACTCCTCAAGAAGAACGTCTTATTCTTGAACTCCACTCCAAATGGGGAAATAG ATGGTCAAAAATTGCAATGAAATTACCTGGAAGAACTGATAATGAAATCAAGAATTACTGGAGAACTCATATGAGGAAAAAGGCTCacgatgaaaggaaaaataacgcGTCTAGTTTTTCTCCATCTTCATCCTTCTCCAActcttcatctttctcatctAATAGTCCTGATGTGAATTTCACGCCTATTAAGAAAAACAATGAAAGGAACTTCTATGATACGGGTGGActtgacaaaaaaaatgatgGTGACAAAATGAAGGTGTACTCCATGGATGAAATATGGAAAGATATTGAATTATCTCAAGAAAGTGAAACAATGAATAATATTAAACCAATTATGCCATCACCTATATGGAATTATTGCCCAAATACACTATGGATGTcaaatgaagaagaaactaAAATGTTTCCTCAATTTTATTGCTTGGACAACCAGGATAACACATTCTTTGCTGGCTAA